A single Paenibacillus kribbensis DNA region contains:
- a CDS encoding metallophosphoesterase produces MEKTPQTRRESQDGPYNEAATPPGSSRRSTSNEPANPSRRRFLKKAALATAGTALLAGGYASLWEPNHLEITRFTLSLPRLPTAFDGIRVVHFSDVHLGFHMDEQDLRDLADRIAGLEPDLLCFTGDIVDDYAISMKAAVPVMASMHATLGKFAILGNHDYRGLPAGVQELYPKTGFTLLRNEHVVVERSGQRVAMVGLEDNIMGKPNPRRAIHGLPAEMCKLLLMHEPDYADVAARMSFDLQLSGHTHGGQVRLPVIGAAMPPPGGRKYIQGLFHVGADRMPLYVSRGVGMTKLPIRVLCRPELSVITLKSGQ; encoded by the coding sequence ATGGAGAAAACGCCGCAAACCCGCCGCGAGAGTCAGGATGGTCCGTACAATGAGGCCGCAACCCCTCCCGGTTCTTCGCGGCGTTCCACTTCAAATGAGCCGGCCAATCCTTCCCGCCGCCGTTTTTTGAAAAAAGCGGCTTTAGCCACAGCGGGAACCGCGCTTTTGGCTGGAGGATATGCTTCCTTATGGGAGCCTAATCATTTGGAAATTACACGCTTCACCTTGTCTCTGCCCCGTCTACCGACTGCTTTTGACGGTATCAGGGTCGTACATTTCAGTGATGTACATTTGGGTTTTCATATGGATGAGCAGGATCTGCGCGATCTTGCGGACCGGATTGCAGGACTGGAGCCAGATTTGCTCTGTTTTACAGGTGATATTGTGGATGACTATGCAATATCCATGAAGGCTGCTGTTCCGGTTATGGCTTCCATGCACGCGACTCTTGGTAAATTCGCCATCTTGGGCAATCATGATTATAGAGGCTTGCCAGCCGGAGTACAGGAATTATACCCAAAGACCGGATTTACGCTGCTGAGGAACGAACACGTGGTTGTGGAGCGCTCGGGACAGCGTGTGGCAATGGTTGGTTTAGAGGATAACATCATGGGAAAACCTAATCCGCGGCGTGCCATTCATGGACTTCCCGCTGAGATGTGCAAGCTACTGCTGATGCATGAGCCGGATTATGCGGATGTGGCGGCGCGAATGTCCTTTGACCTTCAACTGTCAGGGCATACGCATGGAGGACAGGTGCGTTTGCCTGTCATCGGAGCAGCGATGCCGCCTCCGGGTGGACGCAAGTACATTCAGGGATTGTTTCATGTAGGGGCGGACCGGATGCCGCTTTATGTCAGCAGAGGGGTTGGCATGACCAAGCTGCCGATTCGTGTGCTGTGCAGACCAGAGCTTAGTGTCATTACGCTAAAATCTGGTCAATAG
- a CDS encoding histidinol-phosphatase has product MKFDLHTHHFRCGHADGNIRDYIEAGIQSGLQVIGISDHSPFLGSEQDQAFPKIYMAKSQLAEYVEEVQQLKQEYAGRIDVLLGLETDYFPDYAELYRSTLAPYPFDYLIGSVHSVEGDSIFNRSRWKKISDARKIEVKQAYYSLIQESARSGMFQILGHIDAMKGNFPAFSDIPADEAIDETLRVIAESGVAIEINTSGKTKLSGGWYPSASILERAHHFGVEVTFGSDAHKPSRVGEDWDEVKAMLKDIGFREWVYFKEKRKISVEL; this is encoded by the coding sequence ATGAAATTTGATCTGCACACCCATCATTTCCGTTGCGGTCATGCGGACGGCAACATTCGGGATTACATTGAAGCTGGCATTCAGTCTGGCTTGCAAGTGATTGGCATTTCGGACCACTCCCCTTTCCTGGGCAGCGAGCAGGATCAGGCTTTTCCGAAGATTTATATGGCAAAATCTCAGCTTGCCGAGTACGTTGAAGAGGTGCAACAGCTTAAACAGGAATACGCAGGCCGCATTGACGTCCTGCTCGGATTGGAAACCGATTATTTTCCTGATTATGCGGAGCTGTATCGTTCCACGCTGGCTCCATATCCGTTTGATTACCTCATTGGGTCGGTCCACAGTGTTGAAGGGGACAGCATTTTTAACCGTAGCCGTTGGAAAAAAATAAGTGATGCTCGCAAAATCGAGGTTAAGCAGGCCTACTATTCACTCATTCAGGAGTCTGCGCGAAGCGGGATGTTCCAGATTTTGGGTCATATTGACGCAATGAAGGGAAATTTCCCGGCTTTTTCAGATATTCCTGCCGATGAGGCGATTGATGAAACCTTGCGGGTGATTGCAGAATCCGGCGTGGCCATTGAAATTAACACTTCGGGTAAAACCAAGCTGAGTGGCGGATGGTACCCGTCTGCATCTATTTTAGAAAGAGCGCACCATTTTGGCGTAGAGGTTACCTTTGGATCAGATGCGCACAAGCCTTCGCGTGTAGGTGAGGATTGGGACGAAGTGAAGGCGATGCTGAAGGATATTGGCTTCCGCGAATGGGTTTATTTTAAGGAAAAACGCAAAATTTCCGTAGAGCTTTAA
- a CDS encoding LysR family transcriptional regulator, protein MNISQLETLIMISKTMSFRKAGELLNLTQPAVSAQIKSLEDEFKTILIDRNQPVTLTDRGTVFLEHAERILEIVEELRQKLYDLNETPQGHIALGTTTSIAIQILPRVLSYFQDQFPLIKTSIQSMASSMIYQQVENGLIDVGIGYLIERNPNLSTSVLYYDSFELVVSPTHPLASQPHATIEALREIPLILLSPDTVGRKFVDDVFKKHQIVPHVVIELSSSEEVKRMVEINLGAAIISRLSVTSELRTGTLKMIHIPELEVSHPVGVIYKSGRYLNSAMQQFLSDLKGMPETNFTSSE, encoded by the coding sequence ATGAACATCAGTCAACTTGAAACGCTTATCATGATTTCCAAAACTATGAGTTTCCGAAAAGCCGGAGAACTTCTCAATTTAACGCAGCCCGCGGTGTCCGCCCAGATCAAAAGCCTGGAGGACGAATTCAAAACCATTCTGATTGACCGCAATCAGCCCGTCACCCTGACCGACCGGGGAACTGTCTTTTTAGAGCACGCCGAGCGCATATTGGAGATAGTCGAGGAATTACGGCAGAAATTGTACGATCTAAACGAAACTCCGCAGGGGCATATTGCGCTGGGTACGACCACATCCATCGCCATTCAAATTTTACCGCGCGTGCTTTCGTACTTTCAGGATCAGTTCCCGCTCATCAAAACCTCCATTCAATCTATGGCCTCCTCCATGATCTATCAGCAGGTGGAGAACGGACTTATTGATGTAGGGATCGGCTATCTGATCGAACGGAATCCGAATTTGAGCACTTCAGTTCTGTATTATGATTCCTTTGAGCTTGTCGTGTCCCCTACGCATCCGCTGGCCTCCCAACCGCACGCTACCATTGAAGCCCTTCGGGAAATCCCGCTTATTCTGCTCTCACCCGATACGGTAGGACGGAAATTCGTGGACGATGTATTTAAAAAGCACCAGATCGTGCCTCACGTTGTAATCGAGTTGTCCAGCAGTGAGGAAGTCAAACGGATGGTCGAAATTAATCTGGGCGCTGCCATTATCTCCAGACTGTCGGTCACTTCCGAGCTGCGTACAGGCACATTAAAAATGATCCATATTCCCGAGCTGGAGGTTAGTCATCCGGTAGGAGTGATTTATAAATCCGGCCGATATCTAAACTCAGCCATGCAGCAATTTTTAAGTGATTTGAAAGGGATGCCGGAAACGAATTTTACCAGTTCTGAATAA
- a CDS encoding metallophosphoesterase family protein — translation MERIAVISDIHGNWPACEAVLEDIASRGIGRVFCLGDLIGKGPSPCEVLDAVRQRCEVVVRGNWDELVSITDDLNFSWQAERLGTERVQYLAQLPFHYDFRMSGRRIRLVHASPQSVYHRVQPWDEPEKRLAMFDPLAEENGKDAFAPDVVGYGDVHNAFIQHFQGKTLFNVGSVGNPLDVTQASYCILEGNLGEEQATPFSIHFVRVPYDIELAVKQAEEADVPSLSYYIRELRTGIYRGIQDLD, via the coding sequence ATGGAGCGTATTGCTGTCATTTCGGATATTCATGGCAATTGGCCTGCCTGTGAGGCGGTGCTGGAGGATATTGCTTCCCGAGGCATTGGCCGTGTGTTTTGTTTGGGGGATCTGATCGGCAAAGGGCCTAGTCCGTGTGAGGTTCTGGATGCTGTCCGTCAACGTTGTGAAGTTGTCGTGCGGGGAAATTGGGATGAACTGGTCAGCATTACCGATGATCTCAATTTTAGCTGGCAAGCCGAGCGCTTGGGTACAGAACGAGTACAGTATTTGGCACAGTTACCGTTTCATTATGATTTCAGGATGAGCGGTCGTCGTATCCGTCTGGTGCATGCTTCGCCCCAAAGCGTGTATCATCGTGTGCAGCCTTGGGATGAGCCGGAAAAAAGATTAGCCATGTTTGACCCGTTGGCTGAGGAGAATGGAAAAGATGCTTTTGCCCCGGATGTGGTGGGCTATGGAGATGTACATAATGCCTTTATTCAGCATTTCCAGGGGAAGACGCTATTTAATGTCGGGAGTGTTGGGAATCCGCTGGACGTCACCCAGGCTTCGTACTGTATTCTGGAAGGAAACCTGGGAGAAGAGCAAGCTACCCCATTTTCCATTCATTTTGTACGCGTACCTTACGATATAGAGCTGGCAGTCAAACAAGCAGAGGAAGCCGATGTCCCTTCGTTGTCGTATTATATTCGTGAGTTGCGCACAGGCATTTACCGGGGAATTCAGGACCTGGACTAA
- a CDS encoding GNAT family N-acetyltransferase: MLTKEMLRSGLPELYTHRVRLRQLRAEDYPALERMLSDPLVIRYVNRIRKPVYARMRRLVAQIKVAGDSLDSLHFAVEWDGRTTGVTPSQLLGIASFQQWNEGTGEAQLGYILDRPFWGQGLATEIVEVMLKFGFGSLKLKRIEGRCQEDNQASVRVLVKNKLRLLRIIRSYDPSGEVPNVLVFSITQGDYA, translated from the coding sequence GTGCTGACTAAAGAAATGCTTCGTTCAGGACTGCCGGAGCTTTACACCCATCGTGTCCGATTACGCCAGCTGAGAGCGGAGGATTATCCCGCACTGGAGCGAATGCTGTCCGATCCTTTAGTCATCCGATACGTGAATCGAATTCGCAAGCCTGTTTACGCACGAATGCGGCGTCTGGTTGCCCAAATCAAAGTAGCTGGGGATTCTTTGGATTCCTTGCACTTTGCGGTGGAATGGGATGGAAGAACTACAGGCGTTACCCCTTCACAGCTGCTCGGTATCGCTTCGTTTCAGCAATGGAATGAGGGGACAGGTGAGGCGCAACTGGGCTATATTTTAGATCGTCCATTCTGGGGACAGGGATTGGCTACAGAGATCGTGGAAGTGATGCTGAAATTTGGTTTCGGGTCTTTGAAGCTCAAGCGAATCGAAGGTCGTTGCCAAGAGGATAATCAGGCTTCCGTGCGTGTGCTTGTCAAAAATAAGCTGCGTCTGCTCCGCATCATTCGTTCCTATGATCCTTCAGGAGAGGTGCCCAATGTATTGGTGTTTTCGATTACCCAAGGGGATTATGCGTAG
- a CDS encoding GTP pyrophosphokinase, whose product MHLEDPMDKLKKIKYDITRFMLIYKFALDEMETKIEILKQEFQALHDYSPIEHTKSRLKSPESIMNKMLRKNSELSLDAVKNQIKDIAGLRITCSFISDIYDVSNMLQSQNDLKVLEIKDYIKNPKPNGYQSLHLLIQVPVFMSDCQELVCVEVQIRTIAMDFWASLEHKIFYKYNQSVPESLTRELKNAADSANALDLQMERLHREIKEIKDARGEEDSIEELRKIMINNQQIAVPANFLKLLGE is encoded by the coding sequence ATGCATTTAGAAGATCCAATGGACAAACTCAAAAAAATAAAGTATGACATCACGCGTTTTATGCTAATCTATAAATTCGCACTCGACGAAATGGAAACCAAGATTGAAATATTAAAGCAGGAATTTCAGGCCCTGCACGATTATAGCCCAATTGAGCATACCAAATCACGGCTCAAATCTCCTGAAAGCATTATGAATAAAATGCTTCGGAAAAATAGCGAGCTTTCCCTCGATGCTGTCAAAAATCAAATTAAGGATATCGCCGGACTGCGTATTACCTGCTCTTTTATTTCTGATATTTATGATGTCAGCAACATGCTTCAGAGCCAAAATGACTTGAAAGTGCTGGAAATCAAGGATTACATCAAAAATCCCAAACCAAACGGCTATCAAAGCCTGCATTTGCTGATCCAAGTCCCTGTATTCATGTCAGATTGTCAGGAGCTAGTCTGTGTAGAGGTACAAATTCGAACGATTGCGATGGATTTCTGGGCAAGTCTGGAGCATAAAATCTTTTATAAATATAACCAGTCCGTTCCCGAAAGCCTGACACGTGAATTAAAGAATGCGGCAGACTCTGCTAATGCGCTTGACCTCCAAATGGAACGGCTGCATCGTGAAATCAAGGAGATTAAAGACGCGAGAGGCGAAGAAGACTCCATTGAGGAGCTTCGGAAGATCATGATTAATAATCAGCAAATTGCGGTGCCAGCCAATTTTTTGAAGCTTCTCGGAGAGTAA
- a CDS encoding helix-turn-helix domain-containing protein: MLKIKIKLKEVLKTKGITQKNLEAMTGIPQSRISTLCSGNRQEVNLLMLEKIAHALDITDLSELIQLEEEN; the protein is encoded by the coding sequence ATGTTAAAAATCAAAATTAAACTCAAGGAAGTTTTAAAAACAAAAGGAATCACCCAAAAAAACTTAGAAGCTATGACAGGGATACCCCAATCCAGAATATCTACTCTTTGTAGCGGCAACCGACAAGAAGTTAACTTACTCATGCTTGAAAAAATCGCTCATGCTCTGGATATCACAGACTTATCGGAGTTAATCCAGTTAGAAGAAGAGAACTGA
- a CDS encoding aminoglycoside N(3)-acetyltransferase: MTVQPITNRPVTRSDVMRGLQELGVRNGMTLLVHSSMRSFGRFVPGGASAILAALTEAIGPEGTLVMPTQSHDLTDPSTWMNPPLDESWWELVREEMPAYDPGWTLTGGMGVIVETFRGLPGTERSGHPHVSLAARGPAASGLLSDHRLDFGLGEHSPLGKLYEADAYVLLLGCGHDSNTSLHLAEYRAAYNGREKITHQAPMIVDGVKMWVTFEDFNITSDDFEQLGYDFERDCPTCFTRVNIGEASCFLARQRDLVDYAVPWLSTNR, encoded by the coding sequence GTGACTGTGCAACCGATAACGAATCGACCTGTCACCAGGTCGGATGTAATGAGGGGCTTACAGGAACTGGGAGTTCGGAACGGCATGACGCTGCTTGTTCACTCTTCGATGCGCAGCTTCGGGCGCTTTGTTCCAGGCGGTGCCTCCGCCATTCTTGCGGCATTAACGGAAGCGATTGGTCCGGAAGGGACGCTGGTGATGCCGACACAGTCCCATGACTTGACTGATCCGTCGACCTGGATGAACCCACCTCTGGATGAGTCGTGGTGGGAGCTTGTGCGTGAGGAAATGCCCGCATATGATCCGGGCTGGACGCTGACCGGGGGGATGGGTGTTATTGTAGAAACATTCCGAGGTCTGCCGGGAACAGAGCGCAGCGGGCATCCGCACGTTTCCCTGGCAGCGCGTGGACCTGCCGCTTCGGGATTGCTGTCAGATCATCGGCTTGACTTTGGGCTGGGTGAGCATTCACCGCTGGGGAAGCTGTACGAGGCTGATGCTTACGTCCTGCTGCTGGGCTGCGGACATGACAGCAATACGTCTTTGCATTTAGCGGAATATCGAGCAGCGTATAACGGACGTGAAAAAATCACGCATCAAGCTCCTATGATAGTGGATGGAGTCAAAATGTGGGTTACTTTTGAGGACTTTAATATTACCTCAGATGACTTTGAGCAGTTGGGGTATGATTTTGAACGGGATTGCCCTACGTGCTTTACGCGGGTCAACATCGGAGAGGCTTCATGCTTTTTAGCGAGGCAACGCGATTTGGTAGACTATGCGGTACCGTGGTTGTCCACTAATCGTTAG
- a CDS encoding helix-turn-helix domain-containing protein, whose protein sequence is MLKVKLKLHIVMKNKGITQTKLSQLTGIRQATISDMCRNARQEISFPVIEKIAHALEITDLSELIQLEEEN, encoded by the coding sequence TTGCTAAAGGTTAAATTGAAGCTACATATAGTTATGAAAAATAAAGGCATTACTCAGACAAAGTTGTCTCAATTAACAGGAATCCGCCAAGCTACGATTTCGGACATGTGTCGTAATGCAAGACAGGAAATTAGCTTTCCCGTAATCGAAAAAATCGCCCATGCTCTGGAGATCACAGACTTATCAGAATTAATCCAGTTAGAAGAAGAGAACTAA